AGCAGAAGATATCAAACGGGCGAACTATCTGATGTTTGCTACCGAATTTCTGATGTTTTTGCTGGCAGCCATTCTGCTGGTCGGTGGATTACAGGTGAAATTCTCGATTCGGGAGCGGATGGCAATTCAGGAAGAAAAGGAAGAAAGCCAAAAGGCAGCCGATCAGACCTTGACATTTCGGGATGCCTCCGGCAAGGATTATCGAATGAAAATAGATCCGTCGGTGGAAAAACATTCCTATGACTGGTCATATCTGTCCGGGGACGGAAGAGAAAAGGAGTACAGCGGAGACAAAAATTATCGTGTGAAAAAGGGAATCGATGTATCCGCCTATCAGGGAACGATCGACTGGGAAAAAGTAAAGGCAGACGGGATCGATTTTGTCTTTCTGCGGCTGGGCTATCGGGGCTATGCCGAAGAGGGGACGCTGAATGAGGATGAGAAGTTTGAAGAGAATCTGAAAGGCGCGAAGGACGCAGGACTGAAAGTCGGTGTATATTTCTTCTCCCAGGCGACCACGAAAAAAGAAGCGGAAGAAGAGGCAGCCTTTGTAAAGAAACTGCTTGGCAAGACTAAACTGGATCTTCCGGTGATCTATGATCCGGAGCGGATTTCGGCGGAAGAAGCAAGAACCGATGAAATCACGGGAAAAGATTTTACAGGGTTTGCCCTTGCATTTTGCGGAAAAATAGAAAAGGCAGGATATGAAGCCGGAATCTACAGCAACATGTACTGGGAAGCGTTTGAGTTTGATCTGGCGCAGTTGGAAGAATATCCGATCTGGTATGCGGATTACGAAGATACACCGCAGACACCATATCGTTTTACATTCTGGCAGTATTCAGAAGAGGGAACCGTGGATGGAATCGATGGACCGGTGGATCTGGATCTCTGGTTTCAGGAGAAGTAAGGTTGATTTTATGGAAACAGACAAGAATCCTGTAAGAAGAGAAAAAGCGGAGTTGATATAAGAAAAACAGAGATAGTTGGGAAAGGAGGGAGCAAATGGAATATTTACATGGCGGAGATATAGAAGCATATTCACAGGAAAATATGTTGGATTATTCGGTAAATATCCATCCCTTTGGCCCGTGCCCGGAAGTGGTGGAGACGGTGATTCAGTCGGTTCGGACGCAAACGTCACGTTATCCGGATCCATTTTGCCGGAAATTAAGGAAACGGCTGGCAAACCGCTGGGAGATTCCGGAGAAAAGCCTGATTCTGGGGAATGGAGCGGCGGAACTGATTTTTCTGTTGGTACAGACCTTACGTCCGAAGAAGGGATTCCTGATCGCACCATCCTTTGCGGAGTACCGAAGAGCGCTGGAGAGCGTGAAATGTGAGATTCGCTGGTTTGAACTGGAGGAGGAGAAAGAGTTCCGATTGACGAAAGATTATCTGAATGGATTGACGGAAGATCTGGAGATCGCATTTTTATGTTCGCCGGACAATCCGTCGGGACAGCGGATTCCGGAGAAATTGTTGGATCAGATCATTGAAAAATGTGAGAAACAGAAGATCTTTCTGGTGCTAGATGAAAGTTTTCTGGAATTTACAGAACAGGGAAGACGTTGGAGCAAATGCGCCTGGGCCGCAGAACATCCGGGGATTCTGGTTCTGAGAAGTTTTACGAAAATACAGGGAATTCCGGGATTGCGTCTGGGCTACGGTGTTTCCGGCGACAGCAGGCTAGCAGAAGCTATGGAAGGAAAGAGACAGCCTTGGAGTGTATCGACGGTGGCACAGGCTGCAGGAATCGCCAGTCTGGAGTACGGAGAGGAGTGGGCTCAAAAAGCCAGAAATCTGATCCGGGAAGAAAAACCAAGACTGGAAGCGGCACTTGAAAAGAGTGGAATGAAAGTCTACCCGGGAGAGGCAGATTTCCTGTTTTTCAGAGGAAGGGAAGATTTACAGGAAAGACTTCTGGGAAAAGGAATCCTGATCCGGGACTGCAGCGATTATCCGGGACTTTCCAAAGGATATTTCCGGATTGCCGTAAAGAAACCGGAGGAAAATGAAAGACTGATACAGGCACTGGAAGAAATCGGGAAAGAGGACAACGGATGAAAAGAAAAGCAAAACCGATCATGATACAGGGAACCATGTCAAATGTGGGGAAAAGTGTGCTGGCAGGAGGACTCTGCCGGGTGTTGGTGCAGGATGGATACAGGACAGCACCGT
This window of the Mediterraneibacter butyricigenes genome carries:
- the cbiB gene encoding adenosylcobinamide-phosphate synthase CbiB — its product is MTEYFLACVAGAVLDLIFGDPVWLYHPIRIIGNWIAFLEKGIRKLAGNSEKKLKIGGVVLWILTVIPAWGIPMLCLMLAGKVHPVLKLLLEVFWCGQIFAAKSLYQESMRVYHCLKRDRLEAARKVVARIVGRDTEALTAEGVAKAAVETVAENTSDGIIAPLFYLLIGGVPLGFAYKAVNTLDSMVGYKDDTYRAIGWASAKLDDLFNWIPARLSGLLMILAAFLLRLDGKGAWKIFKRDRRKHASPNSAQTESVCAGALGVRLAGDAWYFGKLYPKAYIGDEKRKVEAEDIKRANYLMFATEFLMFLLAAILLVGGLQVKFSIRERMAIQEEKEESQKAADQTLTFRDASGKDYRMKIDPSVEKHSYDWSYLSGDGREKEYSGDKNYRVKKGIDVSAYQGTIDWEKVKADGIDFVFLRLGYRGYAEEGTLNEDEKFEENLKGAKDAGLKVGVYFFSQATTKKEAEEEAAFVKKLLGKTKLDLPVIYDPERISAEEARTDEITGKDFTGFALAFCGKIEKAGYEAGIYSNMYWEAFEFDLAQLEEYPIWYADYEDTPQTPYRFTFWQYSEEGTVDGIDGPVDLDLWFQEK
- a CDS encoding pyridoxal phosphate-dependent aminotransferase; its protein translation is MEYLHGGDIEAYSQENMLDYSVNIHPFGPCPEVVETVIQSVRTQTSRYPDPFCRKLRKRLANRWEIPEKSLILGNGAAELIFLLVQTLRPKKGFLIAPSFAEYRRALESVKCEIRWFELEEEKEFRLTKDYLNGLTEDLEIAFLCSPDNPSGQRIPEKLLDQIIEKCEKQKIFLVLDESFLEFTEQGRRWSKCAWAAEHPGILVLRSFTKIQGIPGLRLGYGVSGDSRLAEAMEGKRQPWSVSTVAQAAGIASLEYGEEWAQKARNLIREEKPRLEAALEKSGMKVYPGEADFLFFRGREDLQERLLGKGILIRDCSDYPGLSKGYFRIAVKKPEENERLIQALEEIGKEDNG